In Micromonospora ferruginea, the sequence ATCGCCGCCGTCGCCGGCCTGACCAGCGTCATCCTGGTCGACCTGGTGGCCATGGGCCGGATCGGCTTCGCCATCGCCCGGGACGGGCTCATCCCACCCTCGATCGCCAAGGTGCACCCGCGCTGGGGCACGCCGTACCGGATCGCCGCGATCATGACGGTGGCGGTGGCGCTGCTGGCCGGCTTCCTGCCGCTGTCCGCGCTCGCCGACCTGGTCAGCATCGGCGCGCTCTGCGCGTTCATGCTGGTCGCGATCGCGGTGCCGATCCTGCGCAAGCGGCGCCCCGACCTGGACCGGCCGTTCAAGGTGCCGTTCTCGCCGGTGCTGCCGATCGTCACGGCGGCGGCCTGCCTCTACCTCAGCCTCAACCTGTCGGTGGAGACCTGGGTGCGGTTCCTGATCTGGATGGCGCTCGGGGCGATCATCTACTTCGGCTACGGGCACCGCAAGAACCGGCTGGCCCGCCGCGAGCACGCCGACGACACCCCCGAGCCCGCCCAGGTGTAAGGCGGGGGCCCCGCTTAACACTCGGGTGTTAAGCGGGGCCCCTTCCTATACCGAAAACGTTAAGCGGGGCCCCCGCCTTACCGCTGCACCTCGCGGAGCGGGCCTCGGACGGACGGGGTGCCGTTGGTCCAGGTCAGCTCGTTCAGCCAGATCTGGCGGCCCGGGTCGGTGGTGCCCTCCTGGCCCGGCGGCCACGCGTGGTAGAGCAGCCAGGTGCGGCCGTCCTGCTCGACGATCGAGGCGTGCCCCGGCCCGGTCGCCACGTCGTTGCTCTTCAGGATCGGGTTCTCCGGCGCCTTCACGCACGGCCCGGTCGGGCCCTCGCACACCGCGTAGCCCTCGGCGTACGTGTCCTTGTCGTAGGCGTTGGCGGCGAAGAACAGGAACAGCTTGCCGTCGTGCCGGTGGAAGAACGGCCCCTCGATCAGGGTGCCCTCCCACGGTTCGGTCTGCCTGAGCAGCTTCGTCGCCGGGCCGGTCAGCGTCAGCCCGTCCGGCGAGAGACGCTGCGACCAGAGCCAGGTGTCCACCCCGATCGCGTTGCCGTCGTTCTTCCACAGCAGCCACAGGCTGCCGTCGGTGTCCCGGAACGGGCTCGCGTCGATCGAGCCGCCCAGGTCCGGCTGGCAGACCAGCGGCTTGTCGGAGTCGTCCGCGTACGGCCCGAGCGGCGTGCTCGCCACCGCCCGGCCCAGGCACTGCCGGCCGGAGGCGCGGTCGGCCACCGTGTAGTAGAGGACGAACCGGTCCGGGGCGAGCTGGATCGCCTCCGGCGCCCACGTCTTGCCCGCGTCCGCCCAGTCCGGCAGTTCCGGCAGCGCGTCACCGGCCGGGGTCCACTCGACCAGGTCGGGCGAGGTGAGCACCGGGACGTTCCGGCCGCCGGCGTTGGTGTGGAACAGGTACCAGGTGTCGCCGACCCGGATCGCCTGCGGGTCGGGGGCGTCGGTCTTGACGACCGGGTTGGTGAACACGTTCGCGTCCTTCGGCGTACTCGATTCGGTGGTGGACCCGCCGCCGCAGCCGGTGGCGAGCAGCGCGGCGGCCAGGGCCGCCGCGCCGCGCCGGACACGTCGGTCGGTCATCCCTTCAGGCCGCTGCGGGAGACGCCCTGGATGACGTGGCGCTGGGCGAACACGAACAGGATCAGCACCGGCACGCTGGCCAGCATCGCCCCCGCCATGATCACCGGATAGTCGGTCACGTACGCGCCCTGGAGCAGGCCCAGACCCGCCGGCAGGGTCAGCCGTTCCGGGCTGAACAGCACGTACACCGGCCAGAGGAAGTCGTTCCAGTTGGTCAGGAACGACAGCACGGCCAGCGTGGCCAGGGCCGGCTTCGACAGCGGCAGCAGCACCTGGCGGAAGATCTGCCACTGGTTCGCCCCGTCCAGCACCGCCGCCT encodes:
- a CDS encoding glycoside hydrolase family 43 protein — protein: MTDRRVRRGAAALAAALLATGCGGGSTTESSTPKDANVFTNPVVKTDAPDPQAIRVGDTWYLFHTNAGGRNVPVLTSPDLVEWTPAGDALPELPDWADAGKTWAPEAIQLAPDRFVLYYTVADRASGRQCLGRAVASTPLGPYADDSDKPLVCQPDLGGSIDASPFRDTDGSLWLLWKNDGNAIGVDTWLWSQRLSPDGLTLTGPATKLLRQTEPWEGTLIEGPFFHRHDGKLFLFFAANAYDKDTYAEGYAVCEGPTGPCVKAPENPILKSNDVATGPGHASIVEQDGRTWLLYHAWPPGQEGTTDPGRQIWLNELTWTNGTPSVRGPLREVQR